From one Bombyx mori chromosome 5, ASM3026992v2 genomic stretch:
- the LOC105842201 gene encoding cilia- and flagella-associated protein 57 isoform X3, which yields MALNSPPNLSARIFYGLRTDIQYNAHYLSESEIIYPAGGVIVIHDHLQKKQKFIRLQDKHKPIKSLVLAPNRRWLALNEIAEEGQKPIITIYDLTTYKRRKILTVPFENSTAREFACIQFTFDSKYLVAITGEPDWCLYYYNWDKGKVESHAKAQNPSGQGTVESVQCNPSDATLVVITGPYTFRIMNVSETVWRQWGWCKAENIAITSCMWLTPDRILFGTENGVIMMVENGELRQNCIFRAAEVTEFSLKKVEAEAEEGDKTSTTSKQDSTSDSTVSLDESQPVTCFVNFAKGFAYACGPGYVHMFEKETPHHWRKRNLFRISRKSYKHTREHPVWSNLDAIQHITIDPNQETLLITTLRKQLYHVKLFGQHMLQNPEIPFTELGPSMHYGPINSLSMCAWKPIFMTSGEQDKSIRIWNYMTDDVEMIKLYQEEIHCVSLHPAGLFAIVGFSDKLRFMVVLIDDFEVMREFPIRNCKQAKFSTNGHLFAAVNGQVIQVFSSVSFQNVYNLKGHNGRITCLAWSANDLTLVSCGTEGAVYEWSMSSGQRVGEVILKTNQFKACAVNSIGKTTYGLGTDGEIKEIGSNTIRRNLGLIGCALDTIVLSRSDMMLFVTGGDGGVTSVQLPLLDKAVFNEFHMHNKKVTCIALAYDDQTLVSVAEDASICLWRLTNADGRAIALEKDFAYSKEILISKKDLQEKINNINLLSTRMSELETEHTYQLRQAEATQAEKLKEVHEGYCAAIEELKEKNELMESEHTHEIGMIQQDIAKLRSGHERTLQALEADFNVRLINEYDRYQSLEDKTARMRKDYEERLEELAESKLQALREINNMFEAKLEEKDLLLQELQEQTDLERREHETIKASIEEDADREIIEIRTAYEVQLKEEKDANVRLKGETGLMKKKLISANKEIDEFKHQVSQLKAEHKQFQKVISTLERDVADLKKEISERDGTIQDKEKRIYELKRKKQELEKYKFVLNFKITELKNQIDPLERNIKAKKLRILELEESLETLLKQRSFRELKISQLNEKLASAKKDYLNEADRNAMLKNTLKKIKIDLHNMTANFQDPMKLKSNVKTLFHKYVEDIDFVRSRVAEDEAIREFNRQRDHLEKQVTALKQQLAKSLGGSKSDIGKIMDENCTLLAEINSLRTELKSTRSRCFQMESMLGLSARYIPPATARAKLKHVTEDRDKLDEGFKQKIEEREEIIIALKEENERLLGKIRCVENSGTATEDPDGAKNEIYSRLGHTTWRGVQQNVMP from the exons ATGGCCCTGAATTCGCCGCCGAATCTTTCGGCTCGTATATTTTATGGTCTCCGCACAGATATTCA ATATAATGCGCACTATTTATCGGAATCTGAAATCATCTACCCTGCTGGGGGAGTAATCGTTATTCACGACCATCtacaaaagaaacaaaaatttaTTCGATTACAAGACAAACATAAACCAATTAAATCTCTGGTACTGGCACCTAACAG GCGTTGGCTTGCGCTAAATGAAATTGCCGAAGAGGGTCAAAAACCTATTATTACCATCTATGACCTAACTACGTACAAGAGACGTAAGATCCTAACGGTTCCATTCGAGAATTCGACCGCAAGAGAATTCGCTTGCATCCAGTTCACGTTTGATTCTAAATACCTCGTGGCAATAACGGGAGAACCAGATTGGTGCTTGTATTATTACAATTGGGACAAAGGAAAAGTTGAAAGTCATGCTAAAGCTCAAAATCCAAGTGGGCAAGGGACCGTTGAAAGC GTGCAATGTAATCCATCAGACGCTACTTTGGTGGTGATCACGGGACCGTACACATTTCGTATCATGAATGTTTCTGAAACTGTCTGGCGCCAGTGGGGTTGGTGTAAAGCCGAGAAT ATCGCCATAACAAGTTGTATGTGGCTCACACCAGATCGAATCTTGTTCGGCACTGAGAATGGCGTCATCATGATGGTCGAAAATGGTGAACTACGCCAAAATTGCATATTTCGAGCAGCTGAAGTAACAGAATTTTCGTTGAAGAAAGTAGAGGCCGA GGCAGAGGAAGGCGACAAGACAAGCACTACGAGTAAACAAGATAGCACGAGTGATTCAACAGTCTCTTTAGATGAAAGCCAGCCAGTTACTTGTTTTGTAAACTTTGCGAAAG GCTTTGCATATGCTTGTGGCCCCGGCTACGTACACATGTTTGAGAAGGAAACTCCTCATCACTGGAGGAAAAGAAACTTATTTAGAATTTCGAGAAAGTCTTATAA ACATACCCGAGAACACCCTGTATGGTCAAATTTGGATGCAATACAACACATCACTATCGATCCCAACCAAGAAACTCTGCTCATTACAACGTTGCGAAAACAGCTGTATCATGTTAAATTATTTGGACAACATATGCTTcaa AATCCGGAAATACCTTTCACAGAATTAGGTCCGTCGATGCATTACGGCCCTATAAATTCACTGTCGATGTGTGCTTGGAAGCCCATATTTATGACATCTGGGGAGCAAGATAAAAGCATCAGGATATGGAATTATATGACTGACGACGTGGAAATGATCAAATTGTACCAGGAAGAAATCCATTGCGTGTCTCTGCACCCGGCTg gtCTATTCGCAATCGTAGGATTTTCAGACAAGCTTCGTTTCATGGTTGTGCTGATTGATGATTTTGAAGTGATGCGGGAATTCCCCATACGTAATTGCAAACAAGCAAAATTTAGCACGAACGGTCACCTTTTTGCAGCAGTAAATGGCCAAGTGATCCAAGTTTTTTCCTCAGTTtcatttcaaaatgtttataatttaaaaggaCACAATGGGAGA ATAACGTGTTTGGCTTGGTCAGCTAACGACTTGACTTTAGTATCTTGCGGCACGGAAGGCGCCGTTTACGAATGGAGTATGTCGTCTGGGCAAAGAGTCGGAGAAGTTATACTAAAAACGAATCAGTTTAAAGCATGTGCAGTGAATAG TATCGGAAAAACTACGTACGGTCTCGGAACTGATGGAGAAATAAAGGAAATCGGATCAAACACTATCAGACGGAATTTGGGTTTGATTGGATGTGCTCTTGATACGATCGTGTTATCGCGTTCCGATATGATGCTTTTTGTAACCGGTGGTGATGGAGGTGTAACGTCAGTGCAGTTGCCGCTCCTCGACAAGGCTGTTTTTAATGAGTTTCACatgcataataaaaaagtaacttGCATAGCTCTAGCTTACGACGATCAAACATTAGTTTCTGTAGCTGAAGACGCTTCCATTTGCTTATGGAGACTCACGAACGCTGATGGAAGAGCTATTGCCCTTGAGAAAGATTTCGCATACTCCAAGGAGATTCTTATTAGTAAAAAAGATCTTcaagaaaaaattaataatatcaac ttgTTGAGTACAAGGATGAGCGAATTGGAAACGGAGCACACATATCAGCTTCGTCAAGCTGAAGCAACACAAGCCGAAAAACTGAAAGAAGTCCACGAAGGTTATTGCGCTGCAATAGAGGAATTAAAAGAAAAGAACGAG CTAATGGAAAGTGAACATACGCACGAAATAGGTATGATTCAACAAGATATTGCAAAATTGCGGTCTGGTCACGAGCGAACATTgcaggcgctcgaagcggatttCAATGTCAGACTTATTAACGAGTACGACAGATACCAG AGTCTGGAAGACAAAACCGCCCGAATGCGAAAAGATTACGAAGAACGGCTCGAGGAATTAGCTGAAAGTAAGCTTCAAGCTCTtcgagaaattaataatatgtttgaAGCTAAACTCGAAGAAAAGGATTTACTCTTACAAGAg TTACAAGAACAAACAGACTTAGAAAGACGTGAACATGAAACAATAAAGGCGTCTATTGAAGAGGATGCTGATCGAGAAATTATTGAAATAAGAACGGCTTATGAAGTTCAATTGAAAGAGGAAAAGGACGCTAACGTTAGGTTAAAAGGTGAAACTGGACTTatgaaaaagaaattaattagtGCTAATAAAGAAATAGACGAGTTTAAGCATCAGGTTTCACAACTCAAAG CTGAACACAAACAGTTTCAAAAGGTAATATCAACATTGGAACGAGATGTGGCAGACTTGAAAAAAGAGATTTCAGAAAGAGATGGAACAATACAAGATAAAGAGAAACGAATATATGAATTGAAAAGGAAAAAGCAGGAATTAGAGAAGTACAAGTTTGtgcttaattttaaaataaccgAACTTAAAAATCAA ATTGACCCGTTAGAGCGAAATATTAAAGCTAAAAAACTGCGTATTCTTGAATTAGAAGAATCATTGGAAACACTATTAAAGCAAAGATCGTTTCGCG AGCTAAAAATCAGCCAGTTAAACGAAAAATTAGCATCGGCCAAAAAGGATTACTTAAATGAAGCCGACAGGAATGCAATGCTGAagaacacattaaaaaaaataaagattgaTTTGCATAATATGACGGCAAATTTTCAAGAtccaatgaaattaaaaagtaatgtgAAG ACACTGTTTCACAAATACGTTGAAGACATCGATTTCGTACGCAGCCGTGTGGCAGAGGATGAAGCTATACGTGAATTCAACAGGCAGAGAGATCACCTTGAAAAACAGGTCACAGCTCTCAAACAACAATTAGCAAAGTCACTTGGTGGATCCAAGAGCGATATCGGAAAAATTATGGAC GAAAACTGCACTCTACTGGCTGAGATCAATAGTCTAAGAACAGAGTTAAAATCGACTCGTTCTAGATGTTTTCAAATGGAGTCAATGCTTGGCTTGTCAGCGCGGTACATACCGCCAGCCACGGCTCGAGCTAAACTTAAGCATGTCACCGAAGATCGCGATAAACTTGATGAAGGCTTTAAGCAGAAAATTGAG GAAAGAGAAGAGATAATCATTGCTTTGAAAGAAGAGAATGAACGTCTATTAGGTAAAATACGATGTGTAGAAAATTCGGGGACAGCTACAGAAGATCCAGACGGGGctaaaaatgaaat CTATTCTAGATTGGGTCATACAACTTGGCGTGGCGTTCAACAAAACGTGATGCCCTGA
- the LOC105842201 gene encoding cilia- and flagella-associated protein 57 isoform X5 translates to MALNSPPNLSARIFYGLRTDIQYNAHYLSESEIIYPAGGVIVIHDHLQKKQKFIRLQDKHKPIKSLVLAPNRRWLALNEIAEEGQKPIITIYDLTTYKRRKILTVPFENSTAREFACIQFTFDSKYLVAITGEPDWCLYYYNWDKGKVESHAKAQNPSGQGTVESVQCNPSDATLVVITGPYTFRIMNVSETVWRQWGWCKAENIAITSCMWLTPDRILFGTENGVIMMVENGELRQNCIFRAAEVTEFSLKKVEAEAEEGDKTSTTSKQDSTSDSTVSLDESQPVTCFVNFAKGFAYACGPGYVHMFEKETPHHWRKRNLFRISRKSYKHTREHPVWSNLDAIQHITIDPNQETLLITTLRKQLYHVKLFGQHMLQNPEIPFTELGPSMHYGPINSLSMCAWKPIFMTSGEQDKSIRIWNYMTDDVEMIKLYQEEIHCVSLHPAGLFAIVGFSDKLRFMVVLIDDFEVMREFPIRNCKQAKFSTNGHLFAAVNGQVIQVFSSVSFQNVYNLKGHNGRITCLAWSANDLTLVSCGTEGAVYEWSMSSGQRVGEVILKTNQFKACAVNSIGKTTYGLGTDGEIKEIGSNTIRRNLGLIGCALDTIVLSRSDMMLFVTGGDGGVTSVQLPLLDKAVFNEFHMHNKKVTCIALAYDDQTLVSVAEDASICLWRLTNADGRAIALEKDFAYSKEILISKKDLQEKINNINLLSTRMSELETEHTYQLRQAEATQAEKLKEVHEGYCAAIEELKEKNELMESEHTHEIGMIQQDIAKLRSGHERTLQALEADFNVRLINEYDRYQSLEDKTARMRKDYEERLEELAESKLQALREINNMFEAKLEEKDLLLQELQEQTDLERREHETIKASIEEDADREIIEIRTAYEVQLKEEKDANVRLKGETGLMKKKLISANKEIDEFKHQVSQLKAEHKQFQKVISTLERDVADLKKEISERDGTIQDKEKRIYELKRKKQELEKYKFVLNFKITELKNQIDPLERNIKAKKLRILELEESLETLLKQRSFRELKISQLNEKLASAKKDYLNEADRNAMLKNTLKKIKIDLHNMTANFQDPMKLKSNVKTLFHKYVEDIDFVRSRVAEDEAIREFNRQRDHLEKQVTALKQQLAKSLGGSKSDIGKIMDENCTLLAEINSLRTELKSTRSRCFQMESMLGLSARYIPPATARAKLKHVTEDRDKLDEGFKQKIEEREEIIIALKEENERLLGKIRCVENSGTATEDPDGAKNEMY, encoded by the exons ATGGCCCTGAATTCGCCGCCGAATCTTTCGGCTCGTATATTTTATGGTCTCCGCACAGATATTCA ATATAATGCGCACTATTTATCGGAATCTGAAATCATCTACCCTGCTGGGGGAGTAATCGTTATTCACGACCATCtacaaaagaaacaaaaatttaTTCGATTACAAGACAAACATAAACCAATTAAATCTCTGGTACTGGCACCTAACAG GCGTTGGCTTGCGCTAAATGAAATTGCCGAAGAGGGTCAAAAACCTATTATTACCATCTATGACCTAACTACGTACAAGAGACGTAAGATCCTAACGGTTCCATTCGAGAATTCGACCGCAAGAGAATTCGCTTGCATCCAGTTCACGTTTGATTCTAAATACCTCGTGGCAATAACGGGAGAACCAGATTGGTGCTTGTATTATTACAATTGGGACAAAGGAAAAGTTGAAAGTCATGCTAAAGCTCAAAATCCAAGTGGGCAAGGGACCGTTGAAAGC GTGCAATGTAATCCATCAGACGCTACTTTGGTGGTGATCACGGGACCGTACACATTTCGTATCATGAATGTTTCTGAAACTGTCTGGCGCCAGTGGGGTTGGTGTAAAGCCGAGAAT ATCGCCATAACAAGTTGTATGTGGCTCACACCAGATCGAATCTTGTTCGGCACTGAGAATGGCGTCATCATGATGGTCGAAAATGGTGAACTACGCCAAAATTGCATATTTCGAGCAGCTGAAGTAACAGAATTTTCGTTGAAGAAAGTAGAGGCCGA GGCAGAGGAAGGCGACAAGACAAGCACTACGAGTAAACAAGATAGCACGAGTGATTCAACAGTCTCTTTAGATGAAAGCCAGCCAGTTACTTGTTTTGTAAACTTTGCGAAAG GCTTTGCATATGCTTGTGGCCCCGGCTACGTACACATGTTTGAGAAGGAAACTCCTCATCACTGGAGGAAAAGAAACTTATTTAGAATTTCGAGAAAGTCTTATAA ACATACCCGAGAACACCCTGTATGGTCAAATTTGGATGCAATACAACACATCACTATCGATCCCAACCAAGAAACTCTGCTCATTACAACGTTGCGAAAACAGCTGTATCATGTTAAATTATTTGGACAACATATGCTTcaa AATCCGGAAATACCTTTCACAGAATTAGGTCCGTCGATGCATTACGGCCCTATAAATTCACTGTCGATGTGTGCTTGGAAGCCCATATTTATGACATCTGGGGAGCAAGATAAAAGCATCAGGATATGGAATTATATGACTGACGACGTGGAAATGATCAAATTGTACCAGGAAGAAATCCATTGCGTGTCTCTGCACCCGGCTg gtCTATTCGCAATCGTAGGATTTTCAGACAAGCTTCGTTTCATGGTTGTGCTGATTGATGATTTTGAAGTGATGCGGGAATTCCCCATACGTAATTGCAAACAAGCAAAATTTAGCACGAACGGTCACCTTTTTGCAGCAGTAAATGGCCAAGTGATCCAAGTTTTTTCCTCAGTTtcatttcaaaatgtttataatttaaaaggaCACAATGGGAGA ATAACGTGTTTGGCTTGGTCAGCTAACGACTTGACTTTAGTATCTTGCGGCACGGAAGGCGCCGTTTACGAATGGAGTATGTCGTCTGGGCAAAGAGTCGGAGAAGTTATACTAAAAACGAATCAGTTTAAAGCATGTGCAGTGAATAG TATCGGAAAAACTACGTACGGTCTCGGAACTGATGGAGAAATAAAGGAAATCGGATCAAACACTATCAGACGGAATTTGGGTTTGATTGGATGTGCTCTTGATACGATCGTGTTATCGCGTTCCGATATGATGCTTTTTGTAACCGGTGGTGATGGAGGTGTAACGTCAGTGCAGTTGCCGCTCCTCGACAAGGCTGTTTTTAATGAGTTTCACatgcataataaaaaagtaacttGCATAGCTCTAGCTTACGACGATCAAACATTAGTTTCTGTAGCTGAAGACGCTTCCATTTGCTTATGGAGACTCACGAACGCTGATGGAAGAGCTATTGCCCTTGAGAAAGATTTCGCATACTCCAAGGAGATTCTTATTAGTAAAAAAGATCTTcaagaaaaaattaataatatcaac ttgTTGAGTACAAGGATGAGCGAATTGGAAACGGAGCACACATATCAGCTTCGTCAAGCTGAAGCAACACAAGCCGAAAAACTGAAAGAAGTCCACGAAGGTTATTGCGCTGCAATAGAGGAATTAAAAGAAAAGAACGAG CTAATGGAAAGTGAACATACGCACGAAATAGGTATGATTCAACAAGATATTGCAAAATTGCGGTCTGGTCACGAGCGAACATTgcaggcgctcgaagcggatttCAATGTCAGACTTATTAACGAGTACGACAGATACCAG AGTCTGGAAGACAAAACCGCCCGAATGCGAAAAGATTACGAAGAACGGCTCGAGGAATTAGCTGAAAGTAAGCTTCAAGCTCTtcgagaaattaataatatgtttgaAGCTAAACTCGAAGAAAAGGATTTACTCTTACAAGAg TTACAAGAACAAACAGACTTAGAAAGACGTGAACATGAAACAATAAAGGCGTCTATTGAAGAGGATGCTGATCGAGAAATTATTGAAATAAGAACGGCTTATGAAGTTCAATTGAAAGAGGAAAAGGACGCTAACGTTAGGTTAAAAGGTGAAACTGGACTTatgaaaaagaaattaattagtGCTAATAAAGAAATAGACGAGTTTAAGCATCAGGTTTCACAACTCAAAG CTGAACACAAACAGTTTCAAAAGGTAATATCAACATTGGAACGAGATGTGGCAGACTTGAAAAAAGAGATTTCAGAAAGAGATGGAACAATACAAGATAAAGAGAAACGAATATATGAATTGAAAAGGAAAAAGCAGGAATTAGAGAAGTACAAGTTTGtgcttaattttaaaataaccgAACTTAAAAATCAA ATTGACCCGTTAGAGCGAAATATTAAAGCTAAAAAACTGCGTATTCTTGAATTAGAAGAATCATTGGAAACACTATTAAAGCAAAGATCGTTTCGCG AGCTAAAAATCAGCCAGTTAAACGAAAAATTAGCATCGGCCAAAAAGGATTACTTAAATGAAGCCGACAGGAATGCAATGCTGAagaacacattaaaaaaaataaagattgaTTTGCATAATATGACGGCAAATTTTCAAGAtccaatgaaattaaaaagtaatgtgAAG ACACTGTTTCACAAATACGTTGAAGACATCGATTTCGTACGCAGCCGTGTGGCAGAGGATGAAGCTATACGTGAATTCAACAGGCAGAGAGATCACCTTGAAAAACAGGTCACAGCTCTCAAACAACAATTAGCAAAGTCACTTGGTGGATCCAAGAGCGATATCGGAAAAATTATGGAC GAAAACTGCACTCTACTGGCTGAGATCAATAGTCTAAGAACAGAGTTAAAATCGACTCGTTCTAGATGTTTTCAAATGGAGTCAATGCTTGGCTTGTCAGCGCGGTACATACCGCCAGCCACGGCTCGAGCTAAACTTAAGCATGTCACCGAAGATCGCGATAAACTTGATGAAGGCTTTAAGCAGAAAATTGAG GAAAGAGAAGAGATAATCATTGCTTTGAAAGAAGAGAATGAACGTCTATTAGGTAAAATACGATGTGTAGAAAATTCGGGGACAGCTACAGAAGATCCAGACGGGGctaaaaatgaaatgtattaa